The window GCCGCGGGGGGTTGTCGCCGCCTGCCGGGCCGCCAACTGACGCGCTTCCTTCATTTGGGCGTCGTAATCGCCTGTGACCGGAATTTTGTGCCCCATCGTTACAGCGGGGTTATAAGTCTTGGCCTGGTTTTGCGCCCCGGCTGTACTGGCAACCACTGCCTTATCCAGGCGAGATACGGCCACCCCCAACAATGCGCCAACAACTAGCGTCAGCAAAATCACAACAACAGCGATAAGTACGATCATCTCTTTTCCCTCTTGTTCATAGCAGGCTTATGGCGACCATTATACAATTTGCGCCAAATTTCTCAAACCAAATTACCCACATCCACCATCCACATCTTGACGCCCACATGAAGTTCTGTCACAATCAAATGAATGAACACGAACCGATTTGACTGGCAGCTGGCAACAAAAAAGCCCGGTTATAGTAACCGGGCTTTCATGCCGAAGGTGGGATTCGAACCCACATGAGCGTAAGCTCACTACGCCCTGAACGTAGCGCGTCTGCCGGTTTCGCCACTTCGGCTGAGAGGTAGGCATTTTACCAACTCGTCGCTAAAAGTCAATATCAATCTCCTAAATTTCCAGACGCCGCAGCCCATCGCACCACAGACTATTTTCAACGGAGACTTCATGAGTGGTCTAACCCACCACCACGAATGAAAATCCACAGATTTCACAGATGGACACAGATTTCCTATCTGTGATATCTATGGACTATTTTCAACGGAGAAACCCATGTCAATTTCCATTGATTTGCTAAAACGTGTTCAGCTCTTCACCAATCTGGGCCACGAAGAGTTAGGCTTGTTGGGCGATATTTGCACGGAAATGCAGATTGCCCCCCGCGAAGTGATTATCGAGCAAAACACCATCGGCAGCAGCATGTACGTCGTGGCGCTTGGTTCGGTGGAGGTGTTTATTCACGGTTTGGAAAATGCGCGCAGCCTGGTAGTCTTGGGGCGCGGACAGGTTATTGGCGAGATGGCGCTGATTGACCAGGGGTATCGTTCCGCTTCAGTCAAGGCGACGGACGAGGGGGCCACGCTGTATCTGATGGAACGAGACCAGTTTTACCGGTTATGCGAGCAAAATTACCATATCGGTTTTGTCGTTATGCGTAATCTGGCGATTGATATTGCCTTCAAGTTACGGCATCGTAATCTGGCGGAACTATAGGAGGAAACGGCCGTGACTGATGAAATTTTCTACAAAGTAAGTTTTGTGGTGGTTGGGGGCAAACATCCCGGAGCAATTATCACGGTAGAGAAAAAGCCAGAAATTGGCGATGAGATCGCCTTTAACGGGTCTGTTTTTGCGGTGATAGAGGTGATGGAACTGATGCCGCCGGTGGGCAGCTTCGGCTTCTTGCATGTCACCTGCGAACACCGGCGCAGCGCCGGGGCAAATTAGGGTGGGTGGTCGCCCCGCGCCACAAGTTCTAAACAACCATGATCGCCGCCGCAGCGAGTTTGGCGGCTTCGGCTAGAGCCGGAATGGTCTGCCCTTTGGCGTTGATCCAGCGAATGGCGTAGACCTGAGTTAATTGGTCTAGCGCCTGCCACAAATCGGCATTAGCGACCGGCTGCTCGTCTTTTTTTTGCCAGTTTCGTTTGCGCCAGCCATGGATCCACTGGGTTGCGCCCTGAAAAAGATAATCGGACGTGGTGAAAATCTGCACCGTGCTGCCGGGGGACAGCAGCAGCAGCCCCTCGATAACGGCCGTAATCTCCATGCGGTTGTTCGTGCTGGCAGGCACAGAGCCGCTGGCCTGCCGCGTATCACCCTGATGCTCCAGCACCACCCCCCACCCGCCAGGTCCAGGATTGCCCTTGCACGATGCCCGCAGATACAGCCGGGGAACATCGTCGGATATTTGGGCGTTGGGGGTGATGCGCAGGCGTGCTTCGCGGGCCAACTGGTCTGCACGCTCATTCATTGGATGGCCGGCGTGGCCTTTGACCCAGTGCCATTCGATGTCGTGGCGCTTCACCAGCGGCCATAATACCTGCCACAAATCGGCGTTGAGGACAGGCTTGCCCCCTTTGAGAACCCAGTTGTTTTTAGACCATTTGTCTATCCATTGGGTAATACCCTGGCGTAAGTATTCAGAATCGGTGTGGAATTCGACGGTAGACGGCCGTGTCAAAGCCCCTAACGCCGCGATGGCCGCCTGAAGCTCCATGCGGTTGTTGGTGGTGTGCGGGTCGTTGCCGGTCAGCACTTTCTCCCGTTCGCCATACTGCAAAACGGCCGCCCACCCCCCAATACCAGGATTCGGATCCGCCCCACCATCGGTATAAACAACAACGTTCATCATGCAGAATAACGAGTAGAAAGAAGAAATGAGAGACTCCTCCCATTTCTTCTTCGCTATCGCTTCTTTCTAGCGCTTGCCAACGGCCGTTAACATATCGGCCACGTTGGTAAACTTGATGCGCGGCCGTCCTTGCGCCTGCCCGTTGGCAATTTCCAGGGCGTCCAACTTCAGCCAGTCGGCGTAAGAGAAGAAATCGGGCTGCTTTGCGGCGATGAAGGCCGCCGCCGCTGTCGCATCAGGATAATCAGGCGAGAGGGTGCGGCCGGCGGCCGCGTCGGCCAACATGTGCTGCACTGTTTCCAGGGCGTCCGGCTTGTTGGTCCCAATTACCCCCGAAGGACCACGCTTGATCCAACCACCGGTATATTGGCCGAGGATGGGCGCCTGCGTTTCCGGGTCCAGCACCTGGCCTTCCTTGTTGAGAATAACGCCCCAACTGTCATAAAAGGGCACATCGGGGATGGGCACGCCGCGATAGCCAATAGAGCGAAAGACCAGTCCGACGGGGATTTCTTCGTACTCGTCGGTGGCTTTGGGACGCAGCGTGCCAGAATCGGTTTTGTACAATTTGTTTTTGACCAGGCGCATCTTCACCACCTGGCCGGTTTCATCGCCGATGAGTTCCACCGGCGAGACCAGAAAACGGAGGGTAAGCCGGCGCGATTTACCGCTAGACGGCCGTCCCGCATACGATTGAATGATCTCCACCTTCTTCACCGTCGCCCGGTCCGAGCTGTCGGCCAAGGCGGCTTCGCTGAGTGGGTCCAGCGCCGCCTCTTCGGGCACAACATACACGTCGGCGTCTTGCATTTCACCCAATTCTTTGACTTCGGGCGTGGTGAAAGCGGCCTGGGCCGGCCCGCGCCGACCGAGGATGTAAACATTTTTCACCTGGCTGTGGCGCAGTTTTTCCAGAGCATATTCGGCAATATCTGTGGCCGCCAGCTCTTCCGGCGTGCGGCACAGGATGCGGGCCACGTCCATGGCCACGTTGCCCACGCCGACGACGGCCACATTTTCTTGGGAAAGGTCCACCTGGTAATCTTGAAAATCGGGATGGCCGTTGTACCAGGCGACAAAATCGGTGGCCGGCAGGCTGCCGGTCAGTTGTTCGCCGGGGATGTTCATCTGCCGGTCGGTTTGCGCGCCGGTGGTGTAGATGATCTGGTGGTAATACCGGCTCAGTTCGGCGGCGGTGATGTGTTTGCCCACCTGGACGTTGCCAAAAAAGCGAAAGTTGGGGTTTTGGGCGATGCGGTCGTAAACGGCCGTTACCGACTTAATCTTCTGATGGTCCGGGGCCACGCCATACCGCACCAGGCCAAAAGGTACGGGCAGGCGGTCAAACATGTCCACTTCCACCACCAACTCTTTTTGCTTAAACAAATGCTCGGCGCTGTAAAAGCCGGTTGGCCCGGCTCCCACAACGGCCACCCTCAGAGGATTCGACTGTGTGCCAATTTCAAACATTGAAGGCTCCTTTTGGTTCAGTAATGGGAAATAGGTTTAGAGTGTAGAGATAGAGATGGTTTGTTGGTTTGTTGATTGATTTATCGGCTACGCACAAGCCAACCAGCCAGCCCTGCCTCTCAATCATCGTCGGCCATGATTTGGGTTTCCAGGGTATCAATCTCGCCCCGGTATTGGTCGCGCTGGGCTTTCAAGATGTCGCCAATGGAGATGATGCCCAGAAGCTTGCCTTCTTCGACGATGGGAATGTGGCGGAAGCGGTGTTCGGTCATGGTGTGGGCCAGCGAGTGGATGTCGTCTTGTGGCGTGCCGGTGATCACGTCGTGGGTCATCAGGTCGGCCACGCTGTGGTCGAAAACCTGTTCATTCACGGCCGCTGTCCGAATAATATCCCGCTCCGACAAAATACCAATCGGACGGCCGTTGTCATCCACCACTACCAACGCGCCAATGTTGTGGCCTACCAACAGCCCGATGGCTTCACGAATCGGCCTGTCTGGGGCGATGGTCATCACCCCCATCCCTTTTGTTGCCAGAATCCTTCGAACTTTCATGGTCTCTACTCCATTTGTAACGATAAACAAAATAGGGGCGCATAGTTTGCGCCCCTATTTGATAACCTGCCCATCCGGTCAACACATTAACCGGATACCAACTCTAACCAAGTGTAGATCAAAATCGGGTCAGAGGCAAAATACGGCCGTTAATTCCCGCCCATGACCCCGTGCAAACTGTCACAGGCCGGGCACGACGTATCTGGCCGAATGATAGCATAACCGGCTTGTGGATCGCCAGTTATGTCAAACTCCGTGAAATCCACATTATACACCGTCAGCAAACGCACTTTGCCCCCGGTGCGCGACAGTGTGACAGCCTCGGCCAGCCACTGCGCCTGATTGGCTACCGTCGTATTGGCCGCCCAAGAAAAATTCGGCGGCAAACCGGGGAAGCCCTCCGGCGATAGATAGCCTAGTTCCGTAAAACAGACCTGCCGCGTCCCGGCAAAGGTGTTGTGGTACAGATTCAGCGTCGGCAAAAAATACCAACTGTAGTGCGAGCCGCCCGGATGCCCCACCGTCACCGTCGGCGAAGTCGCCCCGGCGTTGTGGTGAACGCCGATACAGTCCAGGTAATTCACCGCCCCCGCCTGCCACATGCCCGTCAGATACCGATTATCGGCCCAGGCGTTGTAGCCATTGTCGAAACCGGTCGGCGCCAGTGCGCCAGAGATCACGATAACGTTGGGGTTGGCCTGTTTAATCGCCTGGTACGCCGGCGCCAGCATATTATTCACATAAGACACCGGGCTGATTTCACCGGCCGGCCATTCAAAATCTATATTTTGCTCATTCCAGACTTCAATGGCGTCTGGTCCCAGGGCCGCCACGCCGCTCAAAAACTGCGTCAGGCTGGCAAAATTGATGCTGCCCGGCGCAGGATAAGTGTTGGCCCCCGTCACCGACACCAACACCTTAAATCCCTGGTTGCGCGCCGCATTAATCACCCCAGTCACCGCCTCTGGCGAATCGCCGGCCGTCCATTTGTACTGAAACTTGGCCCAGGTCATCCCAGCGTACTGCATCCGCTCTGGGTAAGCCAGACTCAACGTCTGCCCACCCAATTCAAAGTTAGAAGTGGGCGGCGGTGGTGGCGTGGGCGACGGCCCAGGCGTGGGCGACGGCCCAGGCGTAGTCGTCGGCAGCGGCCCGACGGGGATGATAAGCACCTGACCGGGGAAGATCAGGTTGGGGTTGGGGATATTGTTCAATTGGACGATGGCATACACCGTCGTGCCAAACCGACTGGCAATAGAAGAGAGTGTATCGCCCCGCTGCACCACGTAGGTCGTTGTGCCGGGCGGGACGGTGGGGGGTGGCACGGTAGGCGGGGGAACGGCCGTACCGTCGGGAATCTCCAAATAGTGTCCGGCAAATATCAAGTTGGGGTTAGAGATATTGTTCACCCGCGCCAACGTGTCCACTGTTGTGCCAAAGTGGCGCGACAAGCCCCACAACGTATCCCCCCACTGGATTTGGTAGGTAAACGCCGACACCACTGTCACCGTGATCAGCACGCCGACCAACGCCAAAACAACGGCTACTACACGCGACTTCTTCATAACATCCTCCTCAATGAGGTCCGCAGCAGACTAGTACCCGTAATCCGTAATCCGTAGGGCGCTAACTCTGGCAAATGCCACCGGAAAGCGGCATAGGGACTTCGGTTTACGGCTGCTAGCAAACTGACGAACCCGAACAATGACAAACAACTTCAAGCGCCACAATCACTATTTCAAGAGACGCTCGCGTTTTTACATTATAAGCAATCTTAA of the Candidatus Leptovillus gracilis genome contains:
- a CDS encoding cyclic nucleotide-binding domain-containing protein, whose translation is MSISIDLLKRVQLFTNLGHEELGLLGDICTEMQIAPREVIIEQNTIGSSMYVVALGSVEVFIHGLENARSLVVLGRGQVIGEMALIDQGYRSASVKATDEGATLYLMERDQFYRLCEQNYHIGFVVMRNLAIDIAFKLRHRNLAEL
- the rnhA gene encoding ribonuclease HI produces the protein MMNVVVYTDGGADPNPGIGGWAAVLQYGEREKVLTGNDPHTTNNRMELQAAIAALGALTRPSTVEFHTDSEYLRQGITQWIDKWSKNNWVLKGGKPVLNADLWQVLWPLVKRHDIEWHWVKGHAGHPMNERADQLAREARLRITPNAQISDDVPRLYLRASCKGNPGPGGWGVVLEHQGDTRQASGSVPASTNNRMEITAVIEGLLLLSPGSTVQIFTTSDYLFQGATQWIHGWRKRNWQKKDEQPVANADLWQALDQLTQVYAIRWINAKGQTIPALAEAAKLAAAAIMVV
- a CDS encoding FAD-dependent oxidoreductase; protein product: MFEIGTQSNPLRVAVVGAGPTGFYSAEHLFKQKELVVEVDMFDRLPVPFGLVRYGVAPDHQKIKSVTAVYDRIAQNPNFRFFGNVQVGKHITAAELSRYYHQIIYTTGAQTDRQMNIPGEQLTGSLPATDFVAWYNGHPDFQDYQVDLSQENVAVVGVGNVAMDVARILCRTPEELAATDIAEYALEKLRHSQVKNVYILGRRGPAQAAFTTPEVKELGEMQDADVYVVPEEAALDPLSEAALADSSDRATVKKVEIIQSYAGRPSSGKSRRLTLRFLVSPVELIGDETGQVVKMRLVKNKLYKTDSGTLRPKATDEYEEIPVGLVFRSIGYRGVPIPDVPFYDSWGVILNKEGQVLDPETQAPILGQYTGGWIKRGPSGVIGTNKPDALETVQHMLADAAAGRTLSPDYPDATAAAAFIAAKQPDFFSYADWLKLDALEIANGQAQGRPRIKFTNVADMLTAVGKR
- a CDS encoding CBS domain-containing protein, with translation MKVRRILATKGMGVMTIAPDRPIREAIGLLVGHNIGALVVVDDNGRPIGILSERDIIRTAAVNEQVFDHSVADLMTHDVITGTPQDDIHSLAHTMTEHRFRHIPIVEEGKLLGIISIGDILKAQRDQYRGEIDTLETQIMADDD
- a CDS encoding LysM peptidoglycan-binding domain-containing protein gives rise to the protein MKKSRVVAVVLALVGVLITVTVVSAFTYQIQWGDTLWGLSRHFGTTVDTLARVNNISNPNLIFAGHYLEIPDGTAVPPPTVPPPTVPPGTTTYVVQRGDTLSSIASRFGTTVYAIVQLNNIPNPNLIFPGQVLIIPVGPLPTTTPGPSPTPGPSPTPPPPPTSNFELGGQTLSLAYPERMQYAGMTWAKFQYKWTAGDSPEAVTGVINAARNQGFKVLVSVTGANTYPAPGSINFASLTQFLSGVAALGPDAIEVWNEQNIDFEWPAGEISPVSYVNNMLAPAYQAIKQANPNVIVISGALAPTGFDNGYNAWADNRYLTGMWQAGAVNYLDCIGVHHNAGATSPTVTVGHPGGSHYSWYFLPTLNLYHNTFAGTRQVCFTELGYLSPEGFPGLPPNFSWAANTTVANQAQWLAEAVTLSRTGGKVRLLTVYNVDFTEFDITGDPQAGYAIIRPDTSCPACDSLHGVMGGN